The Castanea sativa cultivar Marrone di Chiusa Pesio chromosome 11, ASM4071231v1 genome contains a region encoding:
- the LOC142616566 gene encoding uncharacterized protein LOC142616566 — protein MDPLKYLMEKPVQDGKTAKWVLLLSEFDIKYVTQKFVKGRAIADHLAHCSPEEAKEIQGDFPDEDIIGIEVESWKILNFPATNNATEYEARIMGLQVALGLGMKELEVYRDSALIISQIQNKWKVKEERLVPYHECLRKWTSKFSKIRYQYVPRMQNQIANALATMASMMDGPKEDEARLIVLEQKEEPAYCMTIEEDEGKNGEGEWYSDILQYLKDGTYPPSADKNDQLTI, from the exons ATGGATCCTTTGAAGTACTTAATGGAAAAACCTGTGCAAGATGGGAAGACTGCTAAATGGGTCTTGCTTTTGTCAgagtttgatattaagtatgtgaCTCAAAAATTTGTGAAGGGGAGAGCAATTGCCGATCACTTAGCCCATTGTTCACCAGAAGAAGCTAAAGAGATCCAAGGAGACTTTCCAGATGAAGATATCATAGGGATTGAGGTagaatcatggaagat ACTTAACTTTCCTGCCACCAACAATGCTACAGAATATGAAGCTCGCATTATGGGTCTACAAGTAGCCTTAGGCCTAGGCATGAAGGAGTTAGAGGTATACAGAGATTCAGCTTTAATAATCTCTCAGATTCAGAATAAATGGAAGGTCAAAGAAGAAAGGCTTGtgccttatcatgaatgtcttcGGAAATGGACATCAAAATTTAGCAAGATCCGATACCAGTATGTGCCAAGGATGCAGAACCAAATTGCAAATGCTTTAGCAACCATGGCATCCATGATGGATGggccaaaagaagatgaagccaGACTGATAGTGttagaacaaaaagaagaaccaGCCTACTGCATGACAATAGAAGAGGATGAGGGAAAGAATGGGGAAGGTGAATGGTATTCAGACATCCTACAATACCTCAAGGATGGGACATACCCACCATCTGCAGACAAGAATGACCAACTGACCATCTGA